From a single Solanum dulcamara chromosome 4, daSolDulc1.2, whole genome shotgun sequence genomic region:
- the LOC129887031 gene encoding uncharacterized protein LOC129887031 — protein sequence MGNWNRRWIPRKKYKYEDFPPSPPFRYNQSQSHAIQENGVPSWEIDFCRAAGIPWHQVVSAKKYMYCYDNVVKWDDSAGQEALNDAKRRYWAEISGLPRQSPPPNPDVYIDKVDWDSPIDPELILDLDREYFNPNEVENSVKSEKSLVSECTLIWGDKTADNGENPWESSDVQDSKIADNGESPWESGYVQVSKIGDNGENPWGSGNVQGSKTGDNGENPWGSGSVQGSKTFEYTEQTWNEWDNPVNIKDDDPWERSCPKTQGTLKDTAWGGSGNESRGWNTGLNYENGYACVDNSFKNLWHQSGDRVSGAKGNEWVDNRIGSWGRNRWNTRGHEQRNSDYGFHWNRNLSRGGGTTSKDRRWGESEVTPWDWQRQPRQRNERNVDFGRPSRGDKTFYTGSRKREGSSQHVSRYKSSRFQGDEQRTAYNWREEKTQKRVTFSFND from the exons ATGGGGAACTGGAACAGAAGATGGATACCCAGAAAAAAGTACAAGTACGAAGATTTTCCGCCTTCTCCGCCGTTCCGTTACAACCAATCTCAGTCTCATG CTATCCAGGAAAACGGTGTCCCATCATGGGAAATAGATTTCTGCAGAGCAGCCGGGATTCCTTGGCACCAGGTTGTGAGTGCAAAAAAATACATGTACTGTTATGATAATGTGGTTAAGTGGGATGACTCTGCAGGTCAAGAAGCACTCAATGATGCAAAAAGGAGATATTGGGCGGAGATAAGTGGTCTTCCCCGTCAGAGTCCTCCTCCCAATCCAGATGTGTATATTGATAAAGTTGATTGGGACTCACCTATTGATCCGGAGCTGATATTAGATTTGGATAGAGAATATTTTAACCCTAATGAAGTTGAAAACTCTGTCAAGTCTGAGAAAAGCTTAGTTTCTGAATGCACCCTGATATGGGGGGATAAAACTGCTGATAATGGTGAAAATCCTTGGGAAAGTAGTGATGTGCAGGACTCTAAAATTGCTGATAATGGTGAAAGTCCTTGGGAAAGTGGATATGTGCAGGTCTCTAAAATTGGTGATAATGGTGAAAATCCTTGGGGAAGTGGCAATGTGCAGGGCTCTAAAACTGGTGATAATGGTGAAAATCCTTGGGGTAGTGGTAGTGTGCAGGGCTCTAAAACTTTTGAGTATACGGAGCAGACTTGGAATGAATGGGATAACCCTGTAAACATCAAAGACGATGATCCGTGGGAAAGGAGTTGCCCTAAAACCCAGGGGACCTTGAAGGACACTGCCTGGGGAGGCTCTGGAAATGAGTCACGGGGTTGGAACACGGGGCTGAATTATGAGAATGGATATGCTTGTGTTGATAACAGTTTCAAAAATTTGTGGCATCAAAGTGGTGACAGAGTTTCTGGTGCTAAAGGAAATGAATGGGTTGATAATAGAATAGGTTCCTGGGGTCGAAACCGTTGGAATACCAGGGGGCATGAGCAGCGGAATTCAGACTATGGCTTTCACTGGAATAGGAACCTTAGTCGAGGTGGTGGAACAACCTCAAAAGACAGAAGGTGGGGAGAATCTGAGGTCACGCCTTGGGATTGGCAGCGGCAACCAAGGCagagaaatgagagaaatgtgGATTTTGGAAGACCTAGCAGAGGTGATAAAACCTTTTATACTGGTTCGCGTAAGAGGGAAGGTTCTTCACAACATGTGTCGAGGTACAAAAGCTCAAGGTTTCAAGGTGATGAACAGAGGACTGCGTACaattggagagaagaaaaaaCACAGAAGAGGGTTACTTTTAGCTTTAATGACTAG
- the LOC129887030 gene encoding pentatricopeptide repeat-containing protein At4g20740, translating to MPPKSSQTKPYFFYGHRKPTQHRPTVQGGLFSNRQTINPNRTTKNSPSSATQGNFQLQKWDPDGVSGLNSRDPSQEFFSLAQRLSPIARYIVDSFRKHGNWGAPLLADLNSLRRVTPKLVAEVLKHPNLDPKISSKFFYWAGKQKGYRHDFSCYNAFAYGLNRANQFRTADQVPELMHMQGKSPSEKQFEILIRMHGDANRGLRVYYVYEKMKKFGVKPRVFLYNRIMDALVKTNHLDLAMSVYDDFKKDGLVEESVTFMILIKGLCKLGRMDEVFGLLVRMRENLCKPDVFAYTAMVKILVAERNLDGCSKVWKEMQQDAVEPDVIAYSTFIAGLCKNNQVDKGYELFKEMKQKNILIDRGIYGCLIESFVAIGKVGLACDLLKDLMDSGYRADLAIYNSIIEGLCNAKRIDRAYKLFQITVQEDLRPDFFTVRPILVSYAESKKMDEICKFLEELQRLSYCISDDLSKFFTFMVEKDDRIMIALEVFEYLKGKDYCGVPIYNILMEALYQNGEVNKALTLFAKLRSSDYEPDSSTYSNAIQCFIEVGNVQEACICYNRIKELSLIPSVTAYRSLVKGLCKIGEIDPAMMLIRDCLGNVASGPIEFKYILTIINVCKMNDAEKVMKVVDELLEEGYSPDNAVYCAVISGMCKHGTIEEARNFFANMRKLKHLTEANLVVYDEMLVDHMKKKTADLVLSGLKFFGLESKLKAKGCTLLAG from the exons ATGCCACCCAAATCCTCACAAACCAAACCATACTTCTTCTACGGCCACCGGAAACCGACTCAACATCGTCCCACAGTACAAGGAGGCCTCTTTTCCAATCGCCAAACCATAAACCCAAATCGCACCACCAAAAACTCCCCTTCCTCTGCTACCCAAGGCAACTTTCAGCTTCAAAAATGGGACCCAGATGGAGTTTCGGGTCTAAATTCCAGAGACCCATCTCAGGAATTCTTCTCTTTAGCTCAGCGTCTATCACCAATTGCTAGGTATATAGTGGATTCATTCAGGAAACATGGGAATTGGGGTGCACCCCTTTTGGCTGACCTTAATAGCCTACGACGGGTTACACCTAAGCTTGTAGCTGAGGTCCTTAAGCACCCTAATCTTGATCCCAAAATTTCATCCAAGTTCTTCTATTGGGCTG GAAAACAGAAAGgttataggcatgatttctcTTGTTACAATGCCTTTGCTTATGGTCTGAATCGGGCGAATCAATTTCGGACAGCTGATCAGGTTCCTGAGCTGATGCATATGCAAGGAAAGTCACCTAGTGAGAAACAATTTGAGATCTTGATCAGAATGCATGGTGATGCTAACAGGGGTCTTAGAGTATACTATGTGTatgagaaaatgaaaaaatttgGGGTAAAACCAAGAGTTTTTCTGTATAACAGAATAATGGATGCTTTGGTCAAAACCAATCATTTGGACTTGGCTATGTCAGTTTATGATGATTTCAAGAAGGATGGGTTGGTGGAGGAAAGCGTGACTTTCATGATCTTGATAAAGGGCCTATGCAAGTTAGGACGGATGGATGAAGTGTTTGGGCTTTTGGTTCGGATGAGAGAGAATCTTTGCAAACCAGATGTGTTTGCTTACACAGCAATGGTAAAGATATTGGTTGCAGAGCGGAACTTGGATGGTTGTTCAAAGGTTTGGAAGGAGATGCAACAGGATGCAGTTGAACCCGATGTTATTGCTTATTCAACTTTTATTGCTGGTTTGTGTAAAAATAATCAGGTTGACAAAGGCTATGAGTTGTTCAAGGAAATGAAACAAAAGAACATTTTAATAGATAGGGGGATTTATGGATGTTTGATTGAATCATTTGTAGCAATTGGGAAAGTTGGTTTAGCTTGTGATTTGCTTAAAGATCTAATGGACTCGGGCTATAGGGCTGATTTGGCAATCTATAATTCTATTATTGAAGGCCTCTGCAATGCAAAACGAATAGATAGGGCCTATAAACTTTTCCAAATCACAGTTCAAGAAGATCTTCGTCCTGACTTTTTCACTGTGAGGCCAATATTGGTGTCTTATGCAGAGTCAAAGAAAATGGATGAAATTTGCAAATTTCTTGAGGAACTGCAGCGATTAAGCTATTGCATTAGTGATGATTTATCCAAATTCTTCACATTTATGGTAGAGAAGGATGATAGAATTATGATTGCTTTAGAAGTCTTTGAATATTTGAAAGGAAAAGATTATTGTGGTGTTCCAATATATAACATTCTTATGGAGGCACTCTATCAGAATGGCGAGGTGAACAAGGCACTCACATTATTCGCTAAGTTGAGAAGTTCAGATTATGAACCTGATTCATCAACATATAGCAATGCCATCCAGTGTTTTATAGAGGTCGGAAATGTACAGGAGGCATGTATTTGCTATAACAGAATTAAAGAGTTGTCTTTGATTCCCTCAGTTACTGCATATCGTTCTCTTGTCAAAGGGCTTTGCAAAATAGGAGAGATTGATCCAGCAATGATGCTAATTCGTGACTGCCTAGGCAATGTGGCTAGTGGTCCTATTGAGTTTAAGTATATTCTCACTATTATTAATGTTTGTAAAATGAATGATGCTGAGAAGgtaatgaaagttgtagatgaATTGCTCGAAGAGGGCTATTCTCCTGATAATGCTGTATATTGCGCTGTAATATCTGGCATGTGCAAACATGGAACAATTGAAGAAGCACGGAATTTTTTTGCAAATATGAGAAAGCTAAAACATCTTACTGAA